The nucleotide window GTTTTTTTTGAATGGTGCCGTTGGCAGTGGCCGGCGTTTTTTCCATTGTTGTTCCAGGTGATGACATCAGGTTGATTTTTACTTTTTTCAGATGTATGCGGATACTTGCTGATATAGGGATGATATCCCCTGTAGTATTGATTTTGGCCCCGACAATCATATAGCCCAGGACTTCAGTCCTGGGATCCGGGTACGTTACCGAAAGATAGACACATTCTTCGGGAAATAAAAGAAAGCGTTTATCATTTTTTGTAAAAAAACATTGTGCATTCTCAAAAAAAGAAGTATTTTTCGGGTACGTACCCGGAAATCGGAATTTATTACTCCGGGATGCAGTGATCAACTGAAATTTACAAGACAGGCCAACTGTGAACAGATATATAATAGGACACCAGTAAGTGTAGTCCTTACCATTATAAAAGTATCCGCAAAAATTCCAACATGAAAAACAGTCGCCGCAACTTTATCCGCAATACCGCGCTGGCAGGCATCGGAACAGGTTTATTGGGAAACCTCCGGCCTTTGTATGGCATGAATACCAGTCATTCCGACAAATTGATCCGCATCGGCATCATCGGCCTCGATACTTCCCATGCTATCGCTTTCACCAAAAATTTCAACAATCCGGTAACAGTACCCGGCCTGGAAGGCATGAAAGTAGTGGCGGCATTCCCGCAAACAAGCCCCGACATCGAGCTGAATAAAAAACGACTACCTGGATATATAGAACAGGTAAAAGCGATGGGAGTGGAGATAGTGGATTCCATGGCGGCACTGCTGGAAAAATCAGATGTGGTATTGCTGGAATCCAATGACGGTCGTCCGCATCTGGCACAGGCTATGCCGGTCATCAAAGCAGGAAAAAAAATCTTCATCGATAAACCCCTGGCGGCATCATTCGCAGATGGTATTGCCATCGTGAAAGCCACCAGAAAATACAACGTACCCATGTTTTCCTCTTCTGCCCTGCGTTTTATGGACAGCGTTAAACAAGTGCAGCAGGGAGCTATCGGTAAAGTAACTGGCGCTGATACTTTCAGTCCTGCCGCGTTGGAAAAAACACATCCCGATTTGTTCTGGTATGGCATCCACGGCGTAGAAACACTTTTCGCTGTAATGGGCAGTGGCTGCAAAACCGTTACCCGCTTCAATACCCCCGGCAATGATGTGGTAGTAGGACAATGGAACGATGATCGTATCGGCACGTTCAGAGGTACCCGCAACAGTCCCGATGATTTTGGTGGCCGCGTAGTCGGCGAAAAAGGAAATCAGCTGTTAGGTCCTTTTAAAGGCTACGATGCACTGCTACAGGAGATCGCCGCCTTTTTCCGTACCGGCGTGCCTCCTGTAAAACCGGAAGAAACACTGGAGATCCTGGCGTTTATGGAGGCAGCCGAAGAAAGCAAACGTAAAGGGGGAAAACCCGTTGCGTTGCCCGTCATCAATATTTAAATAACCTGTAATTCCAATACCCAAAAAATCTGAAAGCTTATGAAGGCGTCCCGTAGAGACTTCCTGAAAAAAACAACCAAAGGTACGGCTGCTGTTATGCTGGGTGGCATGCTACCGGGTTTCAGTGCAGCCAGTTATGCACGTATCATGGGTTCCAACGACCGTGTACGTGTAGGTATGATGGGTGTAAACTCCCGTGGTCTTGCATTGGCCAATAACTATGCCCGTCAAAAAAATTGTGAAGTGGTATCTGTTTCCGATGTGGATACCCGCGCTGCGGAAAAATGTATAGCCAGCGTCTTTAAAATCACACAGACAAAACCCCAGGCAGTACCCGATTTCCGGAAAGCCCTCGAAAATAAAAACATGGATGCGCTGGTGGTGGCGGCACCAGACCACTGGCATGCGCCGGCCGCCATCCTGGCTGCCAAGGCAGGCAAACATGTATACCTCGAAAAACCCTGCAGCCACAATCCGTATGAAGGGGAGTTGCTCGTAAAAGTGGCAGAAAAATATAAAGCAGTCATTCAGATGGGCAACCAGCGCCGTTCCTGGCCAAACGTGGAAGCCGCTATCCGCGAGGTACGCGGAGGTTCTATCGGACGGGCTTACTTCGCCAAAGGCTGGTATACCAACAACCGTGAATCTATTGGCCGCGGTAAAGAGATCGATGTGCCGGCATGGCTCAACTATGATCTGTGGCAGGGACCAGCACCCCGTCGTCCGCTCAAAGACAACCTTATCCATTACAACTGGCACTGGTTCTGGAACTGGGGCACCGGCGAAGCACTCAACAATGGCACCCATATGATTGACCTCATGCGTTGGGGCCTCGGCGTGGAATATCCCAGCCGTGTTACTTCTGCGGGGGGCCGTTACCGTTACCAGGACGATTGGGAAACGCCCGATACACAAGTGATCACACTGGAGTTCCCCAATAATACCAGCATGACCTGGGAAGGTCGCAGCTGTAACGGACGCACCGTGGAAGGCAACTCCGTAGGTGTCATCTTCTACGGAGAAAAAGGCTCCCTGGTAATTGACGGTAACGCCTATACGATTTATGACCTGGATAATAAAGTAGTGAAAGAAGTAAAAAACCAGGTCATCATCGATCCGCGCAATCTGATGAATCCCGCTGAAACACTGGACGCGCTGCATATTCAGAATTTCTTTGAAGGTATCCGCAAAGGCACGCCACTGAATGCAGACATTCTGGGTGGTTATCAAAGTACGCTGTTATGCCAGCTGGGCAATATTGCACTACGTACCGGCAATGCGCTACACATCGATACCAGCAACGGCCATATCCTGAATGATGCCGCAGCGCAACAATACTGGAAACGGGAGTACCAGCCAGGATGGGAACCAACCTTGTAACTCAATTACGAATTACGGATTATCAATTGCGGTTTCGTCATTGATAATCCGTAGTTGAAAACAGATGATTATGAAACAAACCGGCCGGATCGATCCGGGCCAGCTGAGTCGTCGGGATACGGTGATCTCCATCCTGATCATCGGAATGCTCTTCTTTATCTTTGGTTTCGTGACCTGGGTGAATGCCATTCTGATACCGTATTTTAAGATTGCCTGTGAGCTGACCAATTTTCAATCTTACCTTGTAGCCTTCGCTTTTTATATTTCCTATTTTATTATGTCCGTCCCTTCTTCTTACCTGCTGAAGGCGGTAGGATTCAAGAAGGGCATTATGATCGGATTCTGGACGATGTCGCTTGGCGCAGCTATTTTTATTCCGGCTGCAATGACCCGAACCTATGAGGTGTTTCTGTTAGGATTGTTTACCATAGGACTTGGGCTGGCGGTATTGCAAACAGCAGCCAATCCCTACATCACGATACTGGGCCCAAAGGAAAGCGCAGCGCAGCGTATCAGTATCATGGGGATCTGCAACAAGGGCGCGGGTATTATAGCGCCGCTGATCTTTGCTGCTGTGATATTAAAGCCTACTGACAGCGGTTTGTTTGCACAGCTGCAGCATATGACGGGTGCCGCTAAGGAAGCGGCCCTCGATGAACTGATCCGCAGAGTG belongs to Chitinophaga sp. HK235 and includes:
- a CDS encoding Gfo/Idh/MocA family protein — translated: MKASRRDFLKKTTKGTAAVMLGGMLPGFSAASYARIMGSNDRVRVGMMGVNSRGLALANNYARQKNCEVVSVSDVDTRAAEKCIASVFKITQTKPQAVPDFRKALENKNMDALVVAAPDHWHAPAAILAAKAGKHVYLEKPCSHNPYEGELLVKVAEKYKAVIQMGNQRRSWPNVEAAIREVRGGSIGRAYFAKGWYTNNRESIGRGKEIDVPAWLNYDLWQGPAPRRPLKDNLIHYNWHWFWNWGTGEALNNGTHMIDLMRWGLGVEYPSRVTSAGGRYRYQDDWETPDTQVITLEFPNNTSMTWEGRSCNGRTVEGNSVGVIFYGEKGSLVIDGNAYTIYDLDNKVVKEVKNQVIIDPRNLMNPAETLDALHIQNFFEGIRKGTPLNADILGGYQSTLLCQLGNIALRTGNALHIDTSNGHILNDAAAQQYWKREYQPGWEPTL
- a CDS encoding Gfo/Idh/MocA family protein codes for the protein MKNSRRNFIRNTALAGIGTGLLGNLRPLYGMNTSHSDKLIRIGIIGLDTSHAIAFTKNFNNPVTVPGLEGMKVVAAFPQTSPDIELNKKRLPGYIEQVKAMGVEIVDSMAALLEKSDVVLLESNDGRPHLAQAMPVIKAGKKIFIDKPLAASFADGIAIVKATRKYNVPMFSSSALRFMDSVKQVQQGAIGKVTGADTFSPAALEKTHPDLFWYGIHGVETLFAVMGSGCKTVTRFNTPGNDVVVGQWNDDRIGTFRGTRNSPDDFGGRVVGEKGNQLLGPFKGYDALLQEIAAFFRTGVPPVKPEETLEILAFMEAAEESKRKGGKPVALPVINI